The Streptomyces sp. CC0208 genome window below encodes:
- the proC gene encoding pyrroline-5-carboxylate reductase: MSQKVAVLGTGKIGEALLSGMIRAGWAPADLLVTARRPERAEELRSRYGVTPVTNPEAAKSADTLILTVKPQDMGTLLDELAPHVPADRLVISGAAGIPTSFFEERLATGTPVVRVMTNTPALVDEAMSVISAGTHATADHLAHTEEIFGAVGKTLRVPESQQDACTALSGSGPAYFFYLVEAMTDAGILLGLPRDKAHDLIVQSAIGAATMLRDSGEHPVKLRENVTSPAGTTINAIRELENHGVRAALIAALEAARDRSRALASGKKD; encoded by the coding sequence ATGAGCCAGAAAGTCGCAGTCCTCGGCACCGGCAAGATCGGCGAAGCCCTGCTCAGCGGAATGATCCGCGCCGGCTGGGCCCCGGCCGACCTCCTGGTCACCGCCCGCCGCCCCGAGCGAGCCGAGGAACTCCGCAGCCGCTACGGCGTCACCCCGGTCACCAACCCGGAGGCCGCCAAGTCCGCCGACACCCTGATCCTCACGGTCAAACCGCAGGACATGGGCACCCTCCTCGACGAACTCGCCCCGCACGTCCCGGCCGACCGCCTGGTCATCAGCGGTGCCGCCGGCATCCCCACCTCCTTCTTCGAGGAGCGCCTCGCCACCGGCACCCCGGTCGTCCGCGTCATGACCAACACACCCGCCCTGGTCGACGAGGCCATGTCGGTCATCTCCGCCGGCACCCACGCCACCGCCGACCACCTCGCCCACACCGAGGAGATCTTCGGCGCCGTCGGCAAGACCCTCCGCGTCCCCGAGTCCCAGCAGGACGCCTGCACCGCCCTCTCCGGCTCCGGACCGGCGTACTTCTTCTACCTGGTCGAAGCCATGACCGACGCGGGCATCCTGCTCGGCCTGCCCCGCGACAAGGCCCACGACCTGATCGTCCAGTCCGCGATCGGCGCCGCCACGATGCTCCGCGACAGCGGCGAACACCCGGTGAAGCTCCGCGAGAACGTCACGTCCCCCGCGGGCACCACCATCAACGCCATCCGCGAACTCGAGAACCACGGCGTACGAGCGGCCCTCATCGCCGCCCTCGAAGCCGCCCGCGACCGCAGCCGCGCACTGGCCTCCGGCAAGAAGGACTGA